The Streptomyces rimosus genomic interval TGGCCAGCTGCTCGCGGCGCGCGGTGGTCCACTGCCGGGCCCCGGACCTCCACGCCTCCGCCAGCGGCACGACGTGGTCGATGTCCACGTCCGACGCCTTGGTCCACACGCCGTCGTCGTAGGCCGACTTCCAGGTGCCGCTGGTGGCCGCGCACTTGCCGTCGGTCTGTACGTTCTCGCCGTCCCGCTTGAGCACGACCTCGCGCGTGTTGCAGTTGTTGCCCTGGTCGGACCAGTGCGGGAACTTGCCGCGGCTGTAGCCGTCCAGCGTTCCCTCGGCCTGCTCCGTGAGCTGGGCGAGGTACGTACGCGCCGTCGCGGTGTCCGGCGGGGTGGGCGGTGCCGCCTGGGCGGGCTGGGTGCCGAGCACCAGCGTGCAGACGAGTGCGGCGGCCGACCCGGCGGCGACCGTGACACGACGCGCGTAGACCTTGGGCATCGGAACTCCCTTGCTGTGGGGGGAAGTTGACGTGCGGGACGGGCCCCATGGTGATGCCGTGGGGTTACCAGGGGGCGGTCCTCAGGTAACAGAGTGGCGACATGCTCACGTCACTTCAAGGGGTTGACATGACGTCATCTTCCCCCGGCGGGCCGGGGTGTGGCCCGCGCGGGCGCGTGCGCCCCTCGGCAACGGGCCCCGCCGGCGGGTGGCCGGGCCTACAGTGATCGCGTGCTGCTGCCGGTCAACGCCACCCTCGGGGTCGTTCTCGCCGTCCTGCTGGCCGCCGCCGTGGCCGTCGCCGCGCTCGCGCGCCTCGATGACGCGCGGGCCATCGCCCTCGCCGGCGTGCGCGCCGCCCTCCAGCTCGCCGCCGTCTCGTACCTCATCGGCTGGGTCGTGCGGTCCGTGCCCTGGCTGCTCTGTTTTCTCGTACTGATGTTCGTCGTCGCCGTACGGACCGCGGGCCGCCGT includes:
- a CDS encoding HNH endonuclease family protein encodes the protein MPKVYARRVTVAAGSAAALVCTLVLGTQPAQAAPPTPPDTATARTYLAQLTEQAEGTLDGYSRGKFPHWSDQGNNCNTREVVLKRDGENVQTDGKCAATSGTWKSAYDDGVWTKASDVDIDHVVPLAEAWRSGARQWTTARREQLANDLTHSQLIAVTDNVNQAKGDKDPAKWLPPKTSYHCTYARMWVSVKHVYGLTADKTEKAALKKILDRC